From a single Gimesia fumaroli genomic region:
- the gntH gene encoding guanitoxin biosynthesis MBL fold metallo-hydrolase GntH: MSKDDQKPNEPSSNSQGRRNFLKGSAAAVGAGLAASVPGVTSAADSDCEMKNPYGPRPGGGISLPDYYKPWPAIKNRNVFMPGTEILPKNEMRISFLGSTPWPPTRLQSGTSILVELGNGESQPRRFFFDLGNGSISNAIAMQVPAPLINDIFISHLHSDHYADLPYFYPFRAFSGGYTPLRVYGPSGRTPELGINHMIKHMKEMNRWHEENFNSCPIGDGMNIEVTEFDWKEENGICYDKDGVTVRHWPRSHVKDGASAYRLDWEDAGLSFVWTGDGRPDELSAKYGKDVDVFVSEGTIDVPQLSSMKLGAPAELWEYTIDIFHTMYYASGYLFKQTQPRMAAICHYEYAGPALEAESTAEVRSNWDGLFMFAGPDVQVINVTKDAIWSREALLPDGAAPASMDPRWLLKPGEKLPAEIKLPTPRLPREMQQEQFLRDLEIDPKKYYPPDAYRKPVQKWPGITLNPRQMLEARGIKVDDDK; encoded by the coding sequence TTGTCTAAAGACGATCAAAAACCAAACGAGCCATCAAGTAATAGTCAAGGTCGACGCAATTTCCTCAAAGGGAGTGCGGCTGCTGTTGGCGCTGGTCTCGCGGCTTCTGTCCCTGGCGTTACTTCGGCGGCAGACAGTGATTGCGAAATGAAAAATCCGTATGGCCCCCGCCCTGGTGGCGGGATCAGTCTCCCCGACTATTACAAACCCTGGCCGGCGATCAAAAATCGCAACGTCTTTATGCCCGGCACCGAAATTCTGCCGAAAAACGAAATGCGAATTTCCTTCCTGGGAAGTACGCCTTGGCCGCCCACACGATTGCAGTCGGGCACTTCGATTCTGGTCGAACTCGGCAATGGGGAATCGCAGCCCAGGCGTTTCTTTTTTGACCTGGGTAACGGCAGCATCTCGAACGCCATCGCCATGCAGGTGCCCGCGCCGTTGATCAATGATATTTTCATCAGTCACCTGCACTCCGACCATTATGCAGACTTACCTTACTTTTACCCCTTCCGTGCTTTTTCCGGCGGCTACACTCCCTTGCGGGTCTATGGCCCTTCGGGCAGAACGCCTGAACTGGGCATCAATCATATGATCAAACATATGAAAGAGATGAACCGCTGGCACGAAGAAAACTTTAATTCCTGCCCCATCGGCGATGGCATGAATATTGAAGTCACCGAATTCGACTGGAAAGAAGAAAACGGCATCTGCTACGACAAAGACGGCGTGACCGTGCGTCACTGGCCGCGTTCGCACGTGAAAGATGGTGCGTCCGCGTATCGCCTCGACTGGGAAGACGCCGGTTTGTCGTTTGTCTGGACCGGCGACGGTCGCCCCGATGAACTCTCGGCCAAGTACGGCAAAGATGTTGACGTGTTTGTCTCGGAAGGGACGATTGATGTGCCTCAGCTTTCGTCAATGAAACTGGGCGCACCGGCGGAACTCTGGGAGTACACCATCGATATCTTCCATACGATGTACTACGCTTCTGGCTACCTGTTCAAGCAGACCCAACCTCGGATGGCGGCGATCTGTCATTACGAATATGCGGGACCCGCGCTGGAAGCAGAGTCGACGGCAGAAGTCCGTTCGAACTGGGACGGGCTGTTTATGTTTGCCGGACCTGATGTGCAGGTGATTAACGTCACCAAAGATGCAATCTGGTCGCGCGAAGCCTTACTCCCCGATGGAGCCGCCCCCGCCTCGATGGACCCGCGCTGGTTGCTCAAACCGGGCGAAAAGCTGCCTGCAGAAATCAAGCTGCCGACACCGCGTCTGCCTCGCGAAATGCAGCAGGAACAGTTCCTGCGTGATCTGGAAATTGATCCGAAGAAATATTATCCGCCCGACGCCTATCGTAAGCCGGTTCAGAAGTGGCCTGGCATTACTTTGAATCCGCGCCAAATGCTCGAAGCACGCGGCATCAAAGTTGACGACGATAAGTAA
- a CDS encoding VOC family protein: MQPHPMIAVHDVEASSAWYQSLLICRSGHGGTEYEQLTANDDSLILQLHHWDVHEHPHLSDPEQPKGNGVLLWFRIDDFDDAVARAQAMSAEILDGPLVNPNANHREIWIRDPDGYVVVLAGHYGDV, translated from the coding sequence ATGCAGCCGCATCCGATGATTGCCGTTCATGATGTCGAAGCCAGCAGTGCCTGGTATCAAAGCTTACTGATTTGTCGTAGTGGCCATGGTGGAACTGAATATGAACAGCTGACCGCAAACGATGACAGCCTGATCCTGCAACTGCATCATTGGGACGTACACGAGCATCCTCATCTGAGCGATCCAGAACAACCCAAAGGCAACGGCGTGCTGCTCTGGTTTCGGATTGATGATTTCGATGACGCGGTTGCGCGGGCTCAAGCCATGTCTGCAGAAATTCTGGACGGGCCGCTGGTCAATCCGAATGCCAACCATCGGGAAATCTGGATCCGCGACCCGGATGGTTATGTCGTCGTCCTTGCCGGACACTATGGCGATGTCTGA
- a CDS encoding DUF3050 domain-containing protein: protein MSQQITSEIIESFKNQLEDHPIYEAIATLDDLQRFMQHHVYSVWDFMSLVKYLQGVVAPTGAPWVPLGDASVRRFINEIVLEEECDETADGAYSSHFELYQTAMQEVGAETESLAEFIACVQTEGIHAALALPCVPEASRQFTTKTFAFIEEGAPHKIAAAFALGREHIIPDMFRSILKRSGVTETEAPVFHYYLNRHIDLDGDFHAPLSLRLLNGLCAGDETKSQEAIAAAQSAVQARLQLWDGVLESIQAKV from the coding sequence ATGTCGCAACAAATCACGTCAGAAATTATTGAATCGTTCAAAAATCAGTTGGAAGACCATCCGATCTACGAGGCGATCGCCACGCTGGACGATCTGCAGCGATTTATGCAGCACCATGTCTACTCGGTCTGGGATTTCATGTCGCTGGTGAAGTATCTGCAAGGGGTCGTGGCACCGACCGGCGCGCCCTGGGTGCCTCTGGGCGATGCGAGCGTTCGACGATTTATCAACGAGATCGTATTGGAAGAAGAATGCGACGAAACCGCCGACGGCGCATATTCCAGCCACTTTGAACTGTATCAGACGGCGATGCAGGAAGTCGGCGCAGAGACGGAGTCGCTCGCGGAATTCATCGCCTGTGTGCAGACAGAGGGAATTCACGCTGCACTCGCGTTGCCTTGTGTGCCCGAGGCTTCGCGGCAGTTCACCACGAAAACGTTTGCCTTCATTGAAGAGGGAGCACCGCACAAAATCGCCGCCGCCTTTGCACTGGGACGCGAACATATCATTCCTGATATGTTTCGCTCGATCCTCAAACGCTCCGGCGTTACGGAAACAGAGGCCCCCGTGTTTCATTATTACCTGAATCGGCACATCGACCTCGACGGCGATTTCCACGCTCCGCTCTCACTTCGCCTGCTCAACGGACTGTGTGCGGGCGACGAAACCAAAAGTCAGGAAGCGATTGCAGCAGCCCAATCCGCCGTTCAGGCTCGGTTGCAATTGTGGGATGGTGTGTTGGAGAGTATTCAGGCGAAAGTTTGA
- a CDS encoding carbon-nitrogen hydrolase family protein, with product MTYPSFKAAMAHVAPVFLDKDATVDKACSLIREAARNGAELIVFPETYIPAFPVWCALQAPIHNHDLFCELAANSIQIDGPELAKIAETARECELFVSMGFNEGTTVSSGCIWNSNVLFDDAGNIMCHHRKIVPTFYEKLIWAPGDGAGLEVCPTRLGRVGMLICGENTNPLARFALLAQGEQVHLSTYPPVWPSHDPAVHENYDLKNAILIRAGAHSFEGKLFNLVAAGYLDQNARDLLAKRDKEAGRILDASPRGISVAIGPGGTPISEIMQADEGLLYADVDLSSCVEPKQLHDLVGGYNRFDIFQLTVDRTAQRPIRFQYRDDDPTDVDKPTFQS from the coding sequence ATGACTTACCCCTCATTCAAAGCAGCAATGGCGCATGTGGCTCCGGTTTTCCTGGATAAAGATGCAACGGTCGATAAAGCCTGTTCGCTGATCCGTGAAGCAGCGCGGAACGGGGCGGAGCTGATTGTGTTTCCCGAGACGTATATTCCCGCGTTCCCCGTCTGGTGTGCACTGCAGGCGCCGATTCACAATCATGATCTGTTCTGCGAACTGGCCGCGAATTCGATCCAGATTGACGGCCCCGAGCTGGCAAAAATCGCCGAGACCGCCCGCGAATGCGAGCTGTTTGTTTCGATGGGCTTCAATGAAGGGACCACCGTCAGCAGCGGCTGCATCTGGAATTCCAACGTGTTGTTTGACGATGCAGGAAACATTATGTGTCATCACAGAAAGATTGTGCCGACCTTTTATGAAAAACTGATCTGGGCGCCCGGCGACGGTGCGGGGCTGGAAGTCTGCCCGACGCGGCTGGGACGCGTGGGCATGCTGATCTGCGGCGAAAATACGAATCCGCTCGCTCGGTTCGCATTACTTGCGCAAGGGGAACAGGTTCACCTTTCGACGTATCCGCCGGTCTGGCCGTCACATGATCCCGCCGTCCATGAAAACTATGATCTTAAAAATGCCATCCTGATTCGTGCGGGCGCGCATTCGTTTGAAGGCAAGCTGTTCAATCTCGTCGCCGCCGGTTACCTGGATCAAAACGCGCGAGACCTGTTGGCGAAACGAGACAAAGAGGCAGGGCGAATTCTGGACGCGAGTCCGCGCGGCATTTCTGTCGCCATCGGCCCGGGCGGCACTCCGATCAGTGAGATCATGCAGGCAGACGAAGGTCTGCTCTATGCCGACGTTGATCTTTCCTCGTGTGTGGAACCGAAACAGTTGCACGATCTGGTGGGCGGGTACAATCGATTCGATATTTTCCAGCTGACCGTCGATCGAACGGCGCAGCGCCCGATTCGTTTTCAATACCGGGACGATGATCCGACTGATGTGGACAAACCGACGTTTCAGTCCTGA
- a CDS encoding mechanosensitive ion channel family protein — MRFSKLFFLLIMFCFLPGLTALAQDTKKTEESKQEQPPQTVKDLKPITTIDPSIPLDQLKIMVRPLTKTELEGEANAWFELLRNKARQIAAARLGVKKTNEALATNDEMQAIDSLKRAERVKATADKMAQKTEEKLTQQAQENLGVNLDDQGAKSDETSDAKQEKKKDENSIKQAESGTEAPAQSAEAMKTEFLDNLMKLQDERTALSDRLEVVLASLELKGGNVETYQKYMTAVSGIELDTSDASASWAGIKGWLVSKEGGQRWAWNLGKFLFILLMTWLTAKIGSSIVKWLLDRKVRLTQLAENLISGTIKNVIFLVGFAVALAALEVDMTPVLAAIGATGLVVGLALQGTLSNFASGLMILINRPFDVGDVVTAGGITGTVRQMNLVSTTFRTFDNQTIHVPNNSIWNNVITNITANKVRRVDLEFGIGYEDDFERAEEIIKDVLENHELVLKDPKPDVVVHALMDSSVNIVCRPWAKTSDWWAVKTSVTREVKRRFDQEGISIPFPQTDIHVYSTDEANEKKSALESK; from the coding sequence GTGAGATTTTCCAAGCTGTTTTTCCTGCTCATTATGTTCTGCTTTCTGCCTGGTTTGACGGCATTAGCTCAAGATACGAAAAAAACGGAAGAGTCAAAACAGGAACAACCGCCTCAAACCGTAAAAGACTTAAAGCCAATTACCACCATCGATCCTTCCATTCCCCTGGATCAGTTGAAGATCATGGTTCGACCTCTCACAAAAACAGAATTAGAGGGCGAAGCGAATGCCTGGTTTGAACTCTTGCGGAACAAAGCCCGTCAGATTGCAGCGGCCCGGCTGGGTGTCAAGAAAACCAACGAAGCCCTGGCGACCAACGATGAAATGCAGGCTATCGATTCTCTGAAAAGAGCCGAACGGGTCAAAGCAACGGCGGATAAAATGGCGCAGAAGACAGAAGAAAAACTGACGCAACAGGCGCAGGAGAATCTGGGGGTGAACCTCGATGATCAGGGGGCGAAGTCGGATGAGACATCTGACGCAAAACAAGAAAAAAAGAAAGACGAGAATTCCATTAAGCAGGCTGAATCGGGAACCGAGGCCCCTGCCCAGTCAGCCGAAGCGATGAAAACCGAGTTTTTGGATAACCTCATGAAGCTGCAGGACGAACGTACGGCGTTGAGTGACCGGCTCGAAGTGGTATTGGCTTCTTTGGAACTCAAAGGGGGAAATGTCGAAACCTATCAGAAATATATGACAGCGGTCTCGGGGATTGAGTTGGATACGTCAGATGCCAGTGCCAGTTGGGCTGGTATCAAAGGCTGGCTTGTTTCCAAAGAAGGAGGCCAGCGCTGGGCTTGGAACCTTGGTAAGTTTTTATTCATCCTGCTGATGACCTGGTTGACGGCCAAAATTGGTTCGTCGATCGTCAAGTGGTTGCTGGATCGCAAAGTCAGGCTGACACAGCTGGCCGAGAATTTAATCAGTGGTACCATCAAAAATGTGATCTTCCTGGTCGGGTTCGCGGTCGCACTCGCGGCTCTGGAAGTGGATATGACCCCGGTTTTAGCGGCGATCGGAGCGACTGGCCTGGTCGTTGGTCTGGCGCTGCAGGGCACGTTAAGTAACTTTGCCAGCGGGCTGATGATTCTGATCAATCGCCCCTTTGATGTGGGCGATGTCGTGACCGCAGGCGGGATTACCGGAACCGTCCGACAGATGAATCTCGTTTCGACCACGTTTCGTACGTTTGATAACCAGACGATTCATGTTCCCAATAACTCCATCTGGAACAATGTGATCACAAACATCACAGCGAATAAAGTCCGTCGGGTCGATCTGGAATTTGGCATCGGCTACGAAGACGACTTTGAGCGTGCCGAAGAGATTATCAAAGACGTGCTTGAAAATCATGAATTGGTGCTGAAAGATCCCAAACCAGATGTCGTGGTGCATGCGTTGATGGATTCCTCCGTGAATATTGTCTGTCGTCCCTGGGCGAAAACGAGCGACTGGTGGGCCGTCAAAACGTCGGTCACCCGGGAAGTCAAACGCCGCTTTGATCAAGAGGGAATTTCGATTCCATTCCCGCAAACGGATATTCACGTTTATTCGACTGACGAGGCGAATGAGAAAAAGTCTGCGTTGGAAAGCAAGTAA
- a CDS encoding class I SAM-dependent methyltransferase: protein MTTNYDPIAEQYQRSKQQPWRTFVECFTLMELAGDLRDLTVLDVACGEGFYTRMIRERGAARVTGVDLSQGMIELAQKQEAAHQQGINYIVGDARELPVADEYDLAIAAYLLNYARTRDELQTMCDGIARALKPGGRFVTVNSSPAYHFPSAPSFRQYGFETTTIGDWREGTPITWTFHLEDGPFDIENYHLNVATHEAAFREAGFSEVNWHTPQLSPDGLKDNSIDFWAPLMENSPVAFIECVK, encoded by the coding sequence ATGACTACGAACTACGATCCCATCGCCGAACAGTATCAACGCTCTAAACAGCAGCCGTGGCGAACCTTCGTGGAATGTTTCACATTAATGGAGCTGGCCGGCGACCTGCGCGATCTGACGGTCCTCGATGTTGCCTGTGGCGAAGGTTTTTATACACGCATGATTCGCGAACGGGGTGCGGCCCGTGTGACCGGCGTCGACCTTTCTCAAGGAATGATCGAGCTCGCCCAAAAACAGGAAGCCGCGCATCAACAGGGAATCAACTATATTGTGGGTGATGCACGCGAACTGCCTGTCGCCGACGAGTACGATCTGGCGATCGCCGCCTATCTGCTGAACTATGCCCGCACGCGCGACGAACTGCAGACGATGTGCGACGGCATCGCGCGGGCCCTCAAACCAGGCGGACGGTTTGTCACAGTTAACAGTAGTCCCGCGTATCACTTTCCGAGTGCGCCTTCATTCCGACAGTACGGTTTTGAAACCACCACCATCGGTGACTGGCGGGAAGGAACCCCGATCACCTGGACGTTCCACCTGGAAGACGGCCCGTTTGATATAGAGAACTACCACCTGAATGTCGCAACCCACGAAGCCGCATTCCGTGAAGCCGGCTTCAGCGAAGTCAACTGGCACACGCCCCAGCTTTCACCCGACGGGCTCAAAGACAACTCCATCGACTTCTGGGCTCCCCTCATGGAAAATTCACCCGTCGCGTTTATTGAGTGTGTGAAGTAG
- a CDS encoding GNAT family N-acetyltransferase yields MKHSSSDFLIRESTSADEKEVAEVFASAFAPVRMIYRPTLETLSHQTKHPWEETRLVAVINEQIVATVQFDLHEEHLHVIGLAVRPEFQRKGIAGHLLNRICDHSASTGRHKVVIETIKETGNVPLFEKLGFQIVNEVIANWCISEIHDQLHFVTMERTVVV; encoded by the coding sequence GTGAAGCACTCTTCTTCAGATTTTTTGATCCGTGAATCCACCAGCGCTGACGAGAAAGAAGTCGCTGAAGTCTTCGCATCTGCTTTTGCGCCAGTCAGGATGATCTATCGCCCGACCTTAGAAACTTTATCTCATCAGACGAAACACCCATGGGAAGAAACCCGGCTCGTCGCCGTCATCAATGAGCAAATTGTGGCAACCGTTCAATTTGATCTCCATGAGGAGCATCTGCATGTGATTGGTTTAGCCGTTCGTCCCGAGTTTCAACGAAAAGGTATTGCCGGCCACTTACTGAATAGGATCTGCGACCACTCCGCCAGCACAGGCCGTCACAAAGTTGTCATAGAGACCATCAAAGAAACGGGCAACGTCCCCCTGTTTGAAAAGCTGGGATTTCAAATAGTCAACGAAGTAATCGCCAACTGGTGCATCAGTGAGATCCACGACCAACTTCATTTTGTTACCATGGAACGAACTGTTGTTGTGTAA
- a CDS encoding Gfo/Idh/MocA family protein yields the protein MTSSRITRREALQTTAALGAGLWLGSSAQPTRAAANEKLNVAVIGIGGRGSANLSGVGKTENIVALCDVDEKRAGKAFERYPKAKKYTDYRRMLDDMENQIDAVVVSTPDHTHFHPSMIAMTMGKHLYCEKPMAHSVWEVREMTKLAAKNKLATQLGMQRHALSNMHRAVELIQSGAIGDVSEVYSWVSSSRGMPGQPVKTVPPPKTLDWDLWIGPAKFRPYAVNKKGEGALAPYNWRFWWDYGTGETGNWGCHILDIPFWALDLKYPTRVDASGPKLDAEQTPRDMQTSFAFPANDKRGAIKLHWSQQKGGPAILKEKGLKLKGANNLFIGSKGMLLTGFGSLKLFPEKTFANFKAPEKFIPDSPGFYKEWTDACKGGQPATCNFDYSGPLSETVLLGNTAFRAGGGFDWDASTLTAKGNDNAKQYLFSKFRKGWEEFTS from the coding sequence ATGACCAGTTCACGCATCACCCGTCGCGAAGCTCTACAGACGACCGCCGCTCTGGGAGCCGGTCTCTGGCTGGGGAGTTCTGCTCAACCGACGCGGGCGGCCGCGAATGAGAAACTGAATGTCGCCGTGATTGGGATCGGCGGGCGGGGATCAGCGAACCTGAGTGGGGTCGGGAAAACCGAAAACATTGTCGCGCTGTGTGATGTCGATGAAAAGCGAGCCGGGAAAGCGTTTGAGCGGTATCCCAAAGCGAAAAAATATACCGACTACCGCCGGATGCTGGACGATATGGAAAATCAGATCGACGCCGTCGTGGTGAGCACACCCGACCATACACACTTTCATCCGTCGATGATCGCGATGACGATGGGCAAGCATCTCTACTGCGAAAAGCCGATGGCCCATTCCGTCTGGGAAGTGCGCGAGATGACCAAACTCGCCGCAAAAAACAAACTCGCCACACAGCTCGGCATGCAGCGCCACGCACTCTCGAACATGCATCGCGCCGTTGAACTGATTCAGTCAGGCGCGATCGGCGATGTGAGTGAAGTTTACAGCTGGGTCAGTTCCAGTCGTGGCATGCCAGGACAACCAGTGAAAACCGTTCCGCCGCCCAAAACACTCGACTGGGATCTATGGATCGGCCCCGCAAAGTTTCGGCCATATGCTGTGAATAAAAAAGGAGAGGGCGCACTGGCACCATACAACTGGCGATTCTGGTGGGATTACGGCACCGGAGAAACCGGCAACTGGGGCTGTCATATTCTGGACATCCCATTCTGGGCGCTCGATTTGAAATACCCAACCCGCGTGGATGCCTCTGGACCGAAACTCGACGCCGAGCAGACGCCCCGCGACATGCAGACCAGCTTCGCATTCCCCGCCAACGATAAACGGGGCGCGATCAAGCTGCACTGGTCACAGCAGAAAGGGGGCCCGGCGATTCTGAAAGAGAAGGGACTCAAACTCAAAGGAGCCAACAACCTGTTCATCGGCTCCAAGGGAATGCTGCTGACCGGATTCGGCTCATTGAAACTGTTCCCCGAAAAAACATTTGCCAACTTCAAAGCACCAGAGAAATTCATCCCCGATTCCCCCGGCTTCTATAAGGAATGGACCGATGCCTGCAAGGGAGGTCAGCCGGCAACCTGCAACTTCGACTATTCAGGACCACTGTCCGAAACCGTGCTACTGGGCAACACCGCCTTTCGCGCCGGCGGCGGCTTCGACTGGGATGCATCCACGCTGACCGCAAAGGGGAACGACAACGCCAAACAATATCTGTTCTCAAAGTTCCGTAAAGGCTGGGAAGAGTTCACGAGTTAA
- the fae gene encoding formaldehyde-activating enzyme has protein sequence MSDRIIMRTGESLVAGGPPFTAAEPEVVIGELDGPVGTAIATLTGGQSAGHSKVFAILNTDIQVRPVTLMVSKVTVKSSAYTNILMGTVQAAIANGVLDAVRAGDLPKEKANDLGIICSVWLNPGVANDENLDHKALFEIHRKATAQAIHKAMHNEPSIDWLLEHQDEITHKYYQKGLDGTL, from the coding sequence ATGAGCGATCGAATTATCATGCGTACTGGCGAAAGTCTTGTCGCCGGTGGTCCCCCTTTTACTGCTGCCGAACCGGAAGTCGTCATCGGAGAGCTCGACGGACCAGTGGGAACGGCGATTGCCACGCTCACCGGCGGTCAATCGGCGGGACACTCGAAAGTCTTTGCGATTTTGAATACCGACATTCAAGTCCGGCCCGTCACGTTGATGGTCAGTAAGGTCACCGTGAAGAGCAGCGCTTACACGAATATTCTGATGGGAACCGTCCAGGCCGCGATTGCCAATGGTGTGCTTGACGCTGTCCGAGCCGGCGATCTTCCCAAAGAAAAAGCAAACGATCTGGGCATCATCTGTTCGGTCTGGCTGAATCCGGGTGTGGCCAACGATGAAAACCTCGATCACAAAGCATTGTTCGAGATTCACCGCAAAGCCACCGCGCAAGCGATTCACAAAGCGATGCACAATGAACCGTCGATTGACTGGTTGCTCGAACACCAGGACGAAATCACACATAAGTATTATCAAAAGGGTCTCGACGGCACCCTCTGA
- a CDS encoding CocE/NonD family hydrolase: protein MNRSHVISFCLLLCAVQTLMGAEKPTVLSKTVQVPMRDGVLLATDVYQSPNVKQAPVVLMRTPYNKARAKKAAERFAEAGLIAVVQDCRGKFESEGIFYPYDNEGQDGFDTIEWLGKQPWCNGKIGMWGASYVGATQWLAANEHPPGLVTIAPTATFSSFYRNLYLGGALRISLIARWASGNSQKPEGAEVTQDWRGTLLHLPMSEVDNEIGWSIPWLEGMLTHPEHDGFWNRTELTDDIVDLKLPMQHIVGYYDFFSRESVNNFTRMQQEARDPETRRQQQLILGPWDHGSIGRSKVGDVDFGENAVIDAAGENLKWFERRLLGKQPEQDRADVPVRYFSLGDNVWFNATTWPPQGFTATSFYLHSNGKANTSDGDGRLDLCPSTTDEAADRFQADPNDPAPACPVTDKRPLISATWAPVDQRPIEKRNDVLVYTSEPYTEPLSFAGNAQAKLFVSADTPDADWVVKLIDVHPNGFSQNLAVGILRGRFRNSEQQPTLLKPGEVYEITVDLGPIAAQIGKGHRLRVDICGAYFPLFDRNPNSGEGPFGKDTKISTERVYHDAVRPSQIILPCKQ from the coding sequence ATGAATCGCTCGCATGTCATTTCTTTCTGTTTGTTGCTCTGCGCCGTTCAAACTCTGATGGGGGCCGAAAAACCGACGGTTCTCAGCAAAACAGTGCAGGTCCCGATGCGGGATGGCGTGCTGCTGGCGACCGACGTGTATCAGAGCCCCAACGTGAAACAGGCACCGGTCGTCTTGATGCGAACGCCTTATAACAAAGCCCGCGCCAAAAAAGCTGCCGAGCGATTTGCAGAGGCCGGCCTGATTGCCGTCGTGCAGGACTGTCGCGGGAAGTTTGAATCGGAGGGAATTTTTTATCCCTACGATAACGAAGGACAGGATGGATTTGACACGATCGAATGGCTGGGCAAACAACCATGGTGCAACGGAAAGATCGGCATGTGGGGCGCCTCATATGTCGGCGCGACACAATGGCTGGCGGCAAACGAACATCCGCCGGGACTGGTAACAATCGCACCGACGGCCACCTTCAGCAGTTTTTATCGCAACCTGTATCTGGGTGGTGCGTTGCGGATTTCGCTGATCGCCCGCTGGGCATCTGGCAATTCTCAGAAACCGGAAGGCGCTGAAGTCACCCAAGACTGGCGGGGTACGCTGCTACATCTGCCAATGAGCGAAGTTGACAATGAAATTGGCTGGTCGATTCCCTGGCTGGAAGGCATGCTGACGCACCCAGAGCACGATGGTTTTTGGAACCGGACCGAGCTGACCGACGACATTGTTGATCTGAAACTGCCGATGCAGCATATCGTCGGTTATTACGATTTCTTTTCGCGCGAATCAGTCAACAATTTCACACGCATGCAGCAAGAGGCCCGCGATCCGGAAACGCGTCGACAACAGCAATTGATTCTTGGTCCGTGGGATCACGGTTCCATCGGCCGATCGAAAGTGGGCGATGTTGATTTTGGTGAGAACGCGGTGATTGATGCGGCAGGAGAGAATCTGAAATGGTTCGAACGACGTTTACTGGGCAAACAGCCGGAGCAGGACCGCGCAGACGTTCCCGTACGATATTTTTCGCTGGGAGACAATGTCTGGTTTAACGCGACCACCTGGCCGCCACAGGGTTTTACCGCAACGTCCTTCTATCTGCATTCGAACGGCAAGGCGAATACCAGTGACGGCGATGGCAGGTTGGATCTCTGTCCGTCAACCACCGATGAAGCAGCCGACCGCTTTCAGGCTGATCCCAACGATCCCGCGCCCGCCTGTCCGGTGACGGACAAACGCCCGCTGATTTCAGCGACCTGGGCCCCCGTGGATCAGCGTCCTATTGAAAAACGAAACGACGTGCTGGTTTATACGTCGGAGCCATATACGGAGCCGCTCTCGTTCGCCGGCAATGCGCAAGCGAAACTCTTCGTCTCGGCAGATACGCCCGATGCGGACTGGGTGGTCAAACTGATCGACGTGCATCCCAACGGCTTTTCGCAAAACCTGGCGGTAGGAATTCTACGCGGCCGCTTCCGCAATTCCGAACAGCAGCCCACACTTCTCAAGCCGGGCGAAGTCTACGAGATCACCGTGGACCTCGGCCCAATCGCCGCCCAGATCGGCAAAGGACACCGGCTGCGGGTGGATATCTGCGGCGCGTATTTCCCGCTGTTTGATCGGAATCCGAATTCAGGCGAAGGACCGTTCGGGAAAGACACGAAAATATCGACCGAACGCGTGTATCACGATGCAGTGCGGCCATCGCAGATTATTTTGCCGTGCAAGCAGTGA